In Nostoc sp. CENA543, a single genomic region encodes these proteins:
- a CDS encoding tetratricopeptide repeat protein yields MNTESLELAKTRYQAGKIAFENGKYRESVENLEKARDLLERNSRLGGEVEIWLVTAYEAAGRTEDAIALCQQLRRHPHSETRDQARRLVYILQAPKLKRPSNWMTEIPDLAAISDNEAKIRIAPKPRPSTQRKPPEKEFVDLSQVNTKDNRFIWVALVAIGLTISYLVWQGI; encoded by the coding sequence GTGAATACAGAAAGTTTAGAACTAGCTAAAACTAGATACCAAGCCGGTAAAATTGCTTTTGAAAATGGCAAATATCGGGAATCTGTAGAAAATCTAGAGAAAGCCAGGGATTTATTAGAACGTAATTCCCGTTTAGGGGGTGAAGTAGAGATTTGGTTAGTGACAGCCTATGAAGCAGCCGGACGTACAGAAGATGCGATCGCACTGTGTCAACAACTCCGTCGTCATCCCCACTCAGAAACCCGCGATCAAGCACGCAGGTTAGTTTACATCCTGCAAGCACCAAAACTGAAAAGACCGAGTAATTGGATGACGGAAATTCCCGATTTGGCAGCAATATCAGATAATGAAGCCAAAATCCGCATAGCACCCAAACCGCGCCCATCTACTCAACGTAAACCACCAGAAAAAGAGTTTGTTGATCTAAGTCAGGTCAATACTAAAGATAATCGCTTTATTTGGGTGGCATTAGTTGCTATTGGGTTAACAATTTCTTATTTGGTTTGGCAGGGAATTTAG
- the argB gene encoding acetylglutamate kinase, producing the protein MVNDTEYIRQTEATRVRVLSEALPYIQQFAGRTVVVKYGGAAMKDSTLKDQVIRDIVFLSCVGLRPILVHGGGPEINSWLDKLGIEAQFKNGLRVTDAPTMDVVEMVLVGRVNKEIVALINQAGGLAVGLCGKDGNLITARPQGQEGIGFVGEVSNVNIKILETLASNGYIPVVSSVAADETGQAYNINADTVAGEIAAALGAEKLILLTDTRGILKDYKDPSTLIPKVDIREARDLIASGVVSGGMIPKVNCCVRSLAQGVRAAHIIDGRIPHALLLEIFTDVGIGTMILGSLI; encoded by the coding sequence ATGGTCAACGATACTGAGTACATCAGGCAAACTGAAGCCACACGGGTGCGTGTTCTCAGCGAAGCACTACCTTATATTCAACAATTCGCCGGTCGCACTGTTGTTGTTAAATATGGTGGTGCGGCAATGAAAGACAGTACCCTTAAAGACCAAGTGATCCGGGATATTGTCTTTTTATCCTGCGTTGGCTTGCGACCAATTTTAGTCCACGGTGGCGGCCCGGAAATTAACAGCTGGTTGGATAAACTGGGTATTGAAGCACAATTTAAGAATGGTCTACGTGTTACCGATGCCCCCACAATGGATGTTGTGGAAATGGTGTTGGTAGGACGCGTTAATAAAGAGATTGTCGCCTTAATTAACCAAGCTGGCGGTTTAGCTGTAGGGCTATGTGGTAAAGATGGTAACTTGATTACTGCCCGTCCCCAAGGTCAAGAAGGTATTGGCTTTGTCGGTGAAGTCAGTAACGTTAATATCAAAATTTTAGAAACCCTGGCGAGTAATGGTTATATTCCCGTAGTCTCTAGCGTCGCCGCCGATGAAACGGGACAAGCATATAACATTAATGCGGATACAGTAGCAGGAGAAATTGCTGCCGCGCTAGGGGCAGAAAAATTGATTTTATTGACAGATACCAGAGGGATTTTGAAAGATTACAAAGACCCCTCCACCTTAATTCCCAAAGTTGATATTCGGGAAGCACGAGATTTGATTGCTAGTGGTGTGGTGAGTGGTGGGATGATCCCCAAAGTCAATTGCTGTGTGCGATCGCTAGCCCAAGGTGTCCGCGCCGCCCACATCATCGACGGCCGCATCCCCCACGCCCTACTACTGGAAATCTTCACCGATGTCGGGATTGGGACGATGATTTTAGGTTCGTTGATTTAG
- a CDS encoding shikimate kinase produces MSSLLQGVNLYLIGMMGAGKSTVGQLLAKQLGYGFIDTDNVIAQSAKKSINQIFAEEGEAAFRQLESDVLGQVCAYTKLTVATGGGIVLKRENWSYLHHGLIVWLDAPVDLLYTRLAEDSTRPLLQDPDPQGKLRSLLEQRTPLYAQADLRITITEEETPEQTVDKIMAAIPSVLRNSQ; encoded by the coding sequence GTGAGTAGTTTGTTACAAGGAGTTAATCTGTACTTAATTGGCATGATGGGGGCTGGGAAAAGCACTGTCGGGCAATTACTCGCCAAACAACTAGGCTATGGATTTATTGATACTGATAATGTGATTGCCCAGTCCGCCAAAAAATCGATTAATCAGATATTTGCAGAGGAAGGAGAAGCAGCATTTCGGCAACTGGAAAGTGATGTGTTAGGGCAAGTTTGCGCTTATACCAAATTGACTGTCGCCACAGGCGGGGGTATTGTTCTCAAACGAGAAAATTGGAGTTACTTACACCACGGTTTAATTGTGTGGTTAGATGCGCCAGTAGATTTACTGTATACCCGTTTAGCTGAGGATAGCACAAGACCATTGCTACAAGACCCTGATCCTCAAGGTAAACTGCGATCGCTTCTGGAACAACGCACACCCCTTTACGCCCAAGCTGATCTCAGAATTACCATCACCGAGGAAGAAACACCAGAACAAACAGTAGACAAAATTATGGCAGCGATTCCTAGTGTGTTGAGGAATAGTCAATAG
- a CDS encoding NB-ARC domain-containing protein, with translation MTTFDANQIEVFLEAGKNWELEKLYIDLASTKGKALTPVEKKFLRGLLCGCSPAEIASVVYQSRSSSTVRVYLSNGLYKYIEEMLSNQAGNSVKVKNWSRVTYLLEKAGYKKDKLQLQSINGNGKTIKEPENNLVKFKHTALMDWGAAVDVSNFQGRTTELGKIKQWVLEDNCRLVLLLGMAGIGKTAFSVKLAQELQSDFEYIIWRSLRLAPTLEKILEQLIAVLSPDQQDKTADTVDEKISLLIDCLRSTRCLIVLDSFDSILVSNHQDNQNSNSNSENADLNSLISPIKYHPDYEIYQELIQRLGESQHQSCVILTSREKTPEITALEGQNLPVRSWKLTGLGKKASFSILQSKGLSQLTEKESQILADWYAGNPLFLQLAATAIQDLFGGNISEFISQRTIIFGDLRLILEQQFNRLSQLEKNVLYWLAINQDWVSLSELKDNIIPGLSPRLSQRLILDAVDLLQKRSLIEQQAGRFSPNPALTEYTTERLIEENLKLRAAKEDCLLMQTLLTAHNQNHTGKSSLKLEF, from the coding sequence ATGACAACATTTGATGCCAATCAAATAGAGGTATTTCTAGAAGCGGGAAAGAATTGGGAGTTAGAAAAACTATACATCGATTTAGCATCAACTAAAGGTAAGGCATTAACTCCTGTAGAAAAAAAATTTCTCAGAGGCTTACTTTGTGGATGTAGTCCGGCAGAAATTGCTAGTGTGGTGTATCAAAGTCGTAGTAGTAGCACCGTGAGAGTTTATTTATCTAACGGACTCTACAAATATATAGAAGAAATGTTAAGTAATCAAGCTGGAAACTCCGTTAAAGTCAAAAATTGGAGTCGTGTAACTTATTTACTGGAAAAAGCAGGGTATAAAAAAGATAAGTTGCAATTACAATCCATTAATGGCAATGGAAAAACTATCAAAGAACCAGAAAATAACTTAGTTAAATTTAAACATACAGCCCTCATGGATTGGGGTGCTGCTGTTGATGTCAGTAATTTTCAAGGGAGAACGACAGAACTAGGAAAAATTAAACAGTGGGTTTTAGAAGATAATTGCCGACTAGTGCTACTCTTGGGCATGGCTGGTATTGGGAAAACTGCTTTTTCCGTGAAGCTAGCACAAGAGCTACAATCAGACTTCGAGTATATTATCTGGCGATCGCTACGTCTTGCACCTACCCTAGAGAAGATATTAGAGCAACTGATTGCGGTTTTATCTCCAGATCAACAGGATAAAACTGCTGACACAGTAGATGAGAAAATATCTCTACTGATAGATTGTTTACGTTCTACCCGTTGTTTAATCGTTTTAGATAGTTTTGACTCGATATTAGTTAGTAATCATCAAGACAATCAAAACAGTAACTCTAATTCAGAAAACGCTGATTTGAATTCTTTAATATCGCCCATCAAATATCATCCAGACTATGAAATTTATCAGGAATTAATTCAACGTTTAGGAGAATCGCAACATCAAAGTTGTGTCATCTTGACTAGTCGCGAAAAAACACCAGAAATCACAGCCTTAGAGGGGCAAAATTTACCCGTGCGTTCATGGAAACTAACAGGATTGGGCAAAAAAGCCAGCTTCTCAATCCTCCAATCTAAGGGATTGAGTCAACTAACAGAGAAAGAGTCTCAAATACTAGCTGATTGGTATGCAGGTAATCCGTTATTTTTACAATTGGCAGCCACAGCTATTCAAGACTTATTTGGTGGTAACATTAGTGAGTTTATCAGCCAACGCACCATTATTTTTGGAGACTTGCGTTTAATTTTAGAGCAGCAATTCAATCGCTTGTCGCAACTCGAAAAAAATGTTCTGTATTGGTTAGCAATCAATCAAGATTGGGTTTCACTGAGTGAGCTAAAAGACAACATCATACCAGGATTATCACCAAGACTTTCCCAGAGATTAATTTTGGATGCTGTAGATTTATTACAAAAACGTTCTTTAATTGAACAGCAAGCAGGTAGATTTTCACCAAATCCAGCCTTAACTGAGTATACAACTGAACGGTTAATAGAGGAAAATTTGAAATTACGTGCTGCAAAAGAAGATTGCTTATTAATGCAGACGCTGTTGACAGCACACAACCAAAATCATACAGGAAAAAGCAGTCTGAAACTGGAGTTTTAA